TGGCGACGTACTGCATCGGGCGGGCGATGAGCGGCGGCGCGGTCGTGCTCTGCTCGGGCACCAAGGGCAAGCGCTACGCTCTGCCGCACGCCAAGGTCATGATCCATCAGCCCCTCGGCGGCGTCTACGGACAGACCGCCGACATCAAGATCCAGGCCGAGGAAATCATCAAGACCAAGCGTATGCTCAACGAACTGATCGCCAAACAGACCGGCCAGAGCGTCGAGCAGATCACCAAGGACTCGGAGCGCGACAAGTACTTTTCCGCCGAGGAAGCCAAGGGCTACGGCCTCGTCGACGAAGTGCTGGCCCAGACGCCCGACAAGAAATAACCGACCGCGACCCCACCCTGCCGCCGATGCTGCGGCTGATCTTGATCAAGGATGACACCGCCATGACGCTGATTCCGATGGTGATCGAAAAGACCGGCCGCGGCGAGCGCGCCTATGACATCTACTCGCGTCTGCTCAAGGATCGCGTCATCTTTCTGGGCGGCGGCGTCGATGACGATACAGCCAACCTGATCATTGCGCAGCTTTTGTTCCTGTCCAACGAGGACGCCAAGAGCGACATCCATTTCTACATCAACTCCCCCGGCGGCTCGATCAGCGCGGGCATGGCCATCTATGACACGATGCAGTTCATCCGCCCGCCCGTCGCGACATACTGCGTCGGCCTCGCCGCCTCGATGGGGGCGTGGCTGCTCGCCGCCGGCGAAAAGGGCAAACGCTTCGCCCTGCCCAACAGCCGCATCATGCTCCATCAGCCCCTCATTGGCGGCGTCTTCCAGGGACAAGCCACCGACATCGAAATTCAGGCCGAGGAAATGATCAAGACGCGCCAGCGCATGTATGAGATCATGCACGACGCGACCGGCCAGCCCATCGACAAGATCGCCGCCGACTGCGATCGCGACAAGTGGCTCGATGCCGAGGCGGCCAAGGAATACGGCCTCGTCGACGGCGTCCTGAAGCATGTGCCCGCCGACTTCGGCACCAAGCACGAAAAAGACGAAGAATAAGCCGGGCTGCTCATGACCCTATTCCGCACGCATCGCTTGCTCGCGCTCCTTGTCGGCGCGGCGGGTCTGTGCGCGACGGGCTGCTCCAGCGGGCCGCGCAATTTCGAAAACGACAACGATCGTCTCCGCAAGGAGAACACGGCGCTGACCGAAAAGGTCGCGCAGCTTTCCGATCATGTCGCCGGTCTTGAAAAACAGCTTCAAGCGGAGCAGAGTCGCCGGGGCGTCAAGCTGCCCGAGTCACTGGTCATTCCCGCATGCACGAAGATCACCATCGATCGCTACAGCGGCCGGGTGGACGACGCGCTGCGGCTGTATCTGAGCACGCTCGACGCCAAGGGCCGATTCGTGCAGACGATCGGCCGCGTATCGATCAGCGTCGTGGCCATCGAAGCGGGTAAGGAAGCGACGGTGCTCGGCTCGACGACGATCGAGGCGAAGGACTTCGACGCGGCGTACCGGGCCGGGCTGACAGGCACGCACTACACGCTCATGTGTCGTGTGCCGGGCAAACTGCCGGAGGGCGTGACTGAAGTGACGGTGAAGGTCACGCTCGATGATCTGGTCACGGGCCAGTCGCTTTCGGTGACGAAGAATCTGGCCTGGCCCGCCAAGTGAGGCGCATCATGCGAAGACGCACGTTTGTGATCGCGCTGATCGTCGGGGCGATGTTCTCGATCGCGTGCGGCGACGACACGCCCGCCGGGAAGAAGCTTCTTTTCATCGGCAATTCGCTGACCTACGTCACCGCCATCCCGCAGACCGTCGGCGCAATGCTCGCCTCGCGCGACCGCAAGTGGGTCATCGCGCAAAAGACGATCGGCGGCGCGACGCTCGACAAACACTGGAATCTCCCCGACGGCACGGATGCGAAGAGCCAGTCGGCCAGACAGATGATCGACGAGACGGCGTGGGATTTCGTCGTGCTTCAGGACCAAAGC
The nucleotide sequence above comes from Planctomycetota bacterium. Encoded proteins:
- a CDS encoding ATP-dependent Clp protease proteolytic subunit — protein: MPPMGPGGMQRYREMTIDELLLENRVVFLVGEINHISATNVIMRLLYLANLKKDQDINLYINSPGGSVDDTMAIYDTIKFLPCDVATYCIGRAMSGGAVVLCSGTKGKRYALPHAKVMIHQPLGGVYGQTADIKIQAEEIIKTKRMLNELIAKQTGQSVEQITKDSERDKYFSAEEAKGYGLVDEVLAQTPDKK
- a CDS encoding ATP-dependent Clp protease proteolytic subunit produces the protein MTLIPMVIEKTGRGERAYDIYSRLLKDRVIFLGGGVDDDTANLIIAQLLFLSNEDAKSDIHFYINSPGGSISAGMAIYDTMQFIRPPVATYCVGLAASMGAWLLAAGEKGKRFALPNSRIMLHQPLIGGVFQGQATDIEIQAEEMIKTRQRMYEIMHDATGQPIDKIAADCDRDKWLDAEAAKEYGLVDGVLKHVPADFGTKHEKDEE